TTAAAACACATTTTTCGGGGAACATATCTTAGTAGAACAAAACAATGATTAAAAAGGTGTGATATTAAGATGGACAAACAAATGGAAGAACTCATTGAAGGTTTGAATGAAGATTTAAGCGGTGAGTATGGTGCAGCCATACAATACACATACAGTGCCGCTGTGGTATCCGGATTATACCGGTCTGCGTTAAAACCATTTTTCGAGGATGAAGTTTCTGATGAACTCGGACATGCGCTTTATCTGTCCGAAAAAATCAAATCACTTGGCGGCACCCCAACAACAACTGCTGCCCAACCACCGCAAGTAACAGAGGTAAAAGACTTGCTTGAGGAAGTCATGAAGGCTGAAAAAGCAACGATCGAACGGTATGAGAAACGCAAACAGCAAGCTGAAGCACTTAAATTGACAGAGCTCGTTGTTAAACTGGAAGATATCATTGCAGATGAAACCCACCATAAAGAAGAAATGCAACGCCTGCTCGACGATCCAAGAATCAGCGGCTAAACACAATACCAATCTCCAAAGCCTGCGCGACACAGTCGACGCAGGCTTTTTCACTCAAAAACCCACCCCTTTCCCCTGATCTATAAGACACAATCGACCCAAACTGCGAACTAACTTATGACTGCCACTGGCAACCGCTCGGGGGAAACACTCCGCGTCCAGTGGGCGCTGATGAGCCTCCTCGCGCTGCGCGCTGTGGGGTCTCATCTAGGCTTTTTCTCCCACAGTCAACCATGTATCGCGAAAAGCGCTATACACCACAAGGGGATGAAAATAGATGTAGGGTGGCGATACTAGTGCTACGGCTGGATGAGGAAGGTCGATACTCCTTGGTGC
This sequence is a window from Lentibacillus sp. JNUCC-1. Protein-coding genes within it:
- a CDS encoding ferritin-like domain-containing protein; translated protein: MDKQMEELIEGLNEDLSGEYGAAIQYTYSAAVVSGLYRSALKPFFEDEVSDELGHALYLSEKIKSLGGTPTTTAAQPPQVTEVKDLLEEVMKAEKATIERYEKRKQQAEALKLTELVVKLEDIIADETHHKEEMQRLLDDPRISG